The Athene noctua chromosome 13, bAthNoc1.hap1.1, whole genome shotgun sequence genome has a segment encoding these proteins:
- the AP3B2 gene encoding AP-3 complex subunit beta-2 isoform X7 encodes MTLPSAPAPSRRIPPRPAAMAASPAYGEEKGGSSSLGEPEYGHDPASGGIFSSDYKRHDDLKEMLDSNKDSLKLEAMKRIVAMIARGKNASDLFPAVVKNVACKNIEDPNQLIRASALRVLSSIRVPIIVPIMMLAIKEAASDMSPYVRKTAAHAIPKLYSLDSDQKDQLIEVIEKLLADKTTLVAGSVVMAFEEVCPERIDLIHKNYRKLCNLLIDVEEWGQVVIINMLTRYARTQFLSPNQNESLLEESAEKAFYGSEEEDAKDAKAEAASLAKRKPYVMDPDHRLLLRNTKPLLQSRNAAVVMAVAQLYFHLAPKAEVGVIAKALVRLLRSHSEVQYVVLQNVATMSIKRRGMFEPYLKSFYIRSTDPTQIKILKLEVLTNLANETNISTILREFQTYIRSMDKDFVAATIQAIGRCATNIGKVRDTCLNGLVQLLSNRDELVVAESVVVIKKLLQMQPAQHSEIIKHMAKLTDNIQVPMARASILWLIGEYCEHVPKIAPDVLRKMAKSFTNEEDIVKLQVINLAAKLYLTNSKQSKLLTQYVLNLAKYDQNYDIRDRARFIRQLIVPTEKSGALNKYAKKLFLAQKPAPILESSFKDRDHFQLGSLSHLLNAKAVGYQELPDWPDEAPDPSVRNVEVPEWTKCTSREKRKEKVEKPFYSDSEGESGPTESADSEPESVSEESGSSSSSSSSSSGSEEEEDEDEEEGSGDEEEEEEEGAKKAKKKKAPQGRKGHAETSSEEASASESSSSGSDSGSETEAKQRKAPPSSRAGPKEISLLDLDDFTPPPPQPIPSSSIVSTSLVTDLEGLTLTDTSLAPALLSPAFGAVRTYELLHRMAGEGLSVEYCFSRRPFPGDPHMVAVQIQISNNTDAEVKSLRVSEPKPLSGMRIQEFPEIERLAPGDTASVVMGIDFCDSTQAANFQLCTHTRHFYVSIQPPVGELMAPVFMSENEFKKEQGKLTGMSEITEKVTLPEKCRSDHAIVQQVTSAANVGRVPCGADNEYRFAAKTVTSGSLVLITLERREGAAAQLTVNSEKMVIGTMLVKDIVQALAQ; translated from the exons atGACGCTGCCGTCGGCCCCGGCACCCAGCCGCCGCatccccccgcgccccgccgccatggccgccAGCCCGGCCTacggggaggagaaggggggctCCTCAAGCCTGGGGGAGCCCGAGTACGGCCACGACCCCGCCAGCGGCGGCATCTTCTCCTCCGACTACAAGAG GCATGATGACCTCAAGGAGATGCTCGATAGCAACAAGGATTCGCTGAAGCTGGAGGCTATGAAGAGGATCGTGGCG ATGATCGCCCGGGGTAAAAACGCCTCCGACCTCTTCCCAGCTGTGGTGAAAAATGTTGCCTGCAAGAACATCGAG GACCCCAACCAGCTGATCCGTGCCAGCGCCCTGCGGGTCCTCTCCAGCATCCGCGTGCCCATCATCGTGCCCATCATGATGTTGGCCATCAAGGAGGCTGCCTCGGACATGTCCCCGTATGTGCGCAAGACAGCCGCTCATGCCATCCCCAAGCTGTACAG CCTCGACTCGGACCAGAAGGACCAGCTCATCGAAGTGATAGAGAAGCTGCTGGCGGACAAGACCACG ctggtGGCCGGCAGTGTGGTGATGGCATTCGAGGAGGTCTGCCCGGAGCGCATCGACCTCATCCACAAGAACTACCGCAAGCTCTGCAACCTGCTCATTGATGTGGAGGAGTGGGGGCAGGTGGTCATCATCAACATGCTGACCCGCTACGCACGCACCCAGTTCCTCAGCCCCAACCAGAAT GAGTCCTTACTGGAGGAGAGTGCTGAGAAGGCTTTCTACGGCTCCGAGGAGGAGGATGCCAAGGACGCCAAGGCAGAGGCAGCCTCGCTGGCCAAGCGCAAGCCCTACGTCATGGACCCCGACCACCGCCTGCTCCTGCGCAACACCAAGCCCCTGCTGCAGAGCCGCAATGCCGCG GTGGTGATGGCCGTGGCGCAGCTTTACTTCCACTTGGCACCCAAGGCGGAGGTTGGTGTCATTGCCAAGGCGCTGGTGCGGCTCCTGCGGAGTCACAG TGAGGTGCAGTATGTTGTGCTGCAGAATGTGGCCACCATGTCCATCAAACGGCGG GGGATGTTTGAGCCCTACCTGAAGAGCTTCTACATCCGCTCCACAGACCCCACGCAGATCAAGATCCTCAAG CTGGAGGTCCTCACCAACCTGGCCAATGAGACCAACATCTCCACCATCCTGCGGGAGTTCCAG ACCTACATCCGCAGCATGGACAAGGACTTTGTGGCAGCCACCATCCAAGCCATTGGGCGCTGTGCCACCAACATCGGGAAGGTGCGGGACACCTGCCTCAATGGCCTGGTCCAGCTCCTCTCCAACCGGGACG AGCTGGTAGTGGCCGAATCCGTGGTGGTCATCAAAAAGCTGCTGCAGATGCAGCCGGCCCAGCACAGTGAGATCATCAAGCACATGGCCAAGCTCACCGACAACATCCAG GTGCCGATGGCACGGGCCAGCATCTTGTGGCTCATTGGTGAGTACTGTGAGCACGTGCCCAAGATCGCGCCTGATGTGCTGCGCAAGATGGCCAAGTCCTTTACCAACGAGGAGGACATCGTCAAGTTGCAGGTCATCAATCTGGCAGCTAAGCTCTACCTGACCAACTCCAAGCAG AGCAAGCTGCTGACCCAGTACGTCCTCAACTTGGCCAAGTACGACCAGAATTACGATATCCGTGACCGGGCTCGCTTCATCCGCCAGCTTATCGTGCCCACTGAGAAGAGCGGGGCCCTCAACAAGTATGCCAAGAAGCTCTTCCTGGCCCAAAAACCCGCTCCCATCTTGGAGTCCTCCTTCAAAG ATCGGGACCATTTCCAGCTGGGCTCTCTGTCCCACCTGCTCAACGCCAAGGCTGTGGGCTACCAGGAGCTGCCAGACTGGCCAGATGAGGCCCCTGACCCCTCTGTGAGGAACGTGGAG GTTCCTGAGTGGACCAAGTGCACCAGCcgggagaagaggaaggagaaggtggaGAAACCTTTCTACTCCGACTCGGAGGGCGAGTCAGGGCCCACGGAGTCAGCAGACAGTG AGCCCGAGTCTGTCAGTGAGGagagcggcagcagcagcagctccagcagctccagctctggcagcgaggaggaggaggatgaagatgaggaggaaggcAGCGGGGA tgaggaagaggaggaggaggagggggcaaAGAAGGCCAAGAAGAAGAAGGCACCGCAGGGGAGGAAGGGCCATGCTGAGACCTCGTCAGAGGAGGCCAGCGCCTCTGAGAGCAGCTCCTCAGGCTCCGACTCTGGGTCTGAGACAGAGGCCAAGCAGAGGAAGGCG ccccccagcagcagggctggcccCAAGGAGATCTCCCTGCTTGACCTGGATGACT TCACCCCGCCTCCTCCCCAGCCCATCCCCTCCAGCAGCATCGTCTCCACCAGCCTGGTGACCGACCTGGAGGGCCTCACGCTCACCGATACCTCCCTGGCACCCGCC CTGCTGAGCCCAGCGTTTGGTGCGGTGAGGACCTACGAGCTGCTGCACCGCATGGCGGGCGAGGGGCTCTCGGTCGAGTACTGCTTCAGCCGCCGACCCTTCCCGGGGGACCCCCACATGGTGGCCGTCCAGATCCAGATCTCCAACAACACTGATGCCGAGGTGAAGAGCCTGCGGGTCAGCGAGCCCAAGCCGCTCTCCGGCATGCGGATCCAGGAGTTCCCTGAGATTG AGCGTCTGGCACCCGGGGACACGGCCAGCGTGGTGATGGGCATCGACTTTTGTGACTCCACCCAGGCAGCCAACTTCCAGCTGTG cacccacacccGCCACTTCTACGTCTCCATCCAGCCACCCGTGGGGGAGCTCATGGCCCCCGTCTTCATGAGCGAGAACGAGTTCAAGAAGGAGCAGG gGAAGCTGACGGGCATGAGTGAGATTACAGAGAAGGTGACACTGCCTGAGAAATGCCGGAGTGACCACGCCATCGTCCAGCAAGTGACCTCGGCTGCCAATGTGGGCCGTGTGCCCTGCGGTGCTGACAACGAGTACAG GTTCGCAGCCAAGACAGTGACAAGCGGGAGCCTGGTGCTCATCACCCTGGAGCGACGGGAGGGTGCTGCGGCCCAGCTGACCGTCAACAGCGAGAAGATGGTTATCGGCACCATGCTGGTGAAGGACATCGTCCAGGCCCTGGCGCAGTGA
- the AP3B2 gene encoding AP-3 complex subunit beta-2 isoform X3, translating to MTLPSAPAPSRRIPPRPAAMAASPAYGEEKGGSSSLGEPEYGHDPASGGIFSSDYKRHDDLKEMLDSNKDSLKLEAMKRIVAMIARGKNASDLFPAVVKNVACKNIEVKKLVYVYLVRYAEEQQDLALLSISTFQRGLKDPNQLIRASALRVLSSIRVPIIVPIMMLAIKEAASDMSPYVRKTAAHAIPKLYSLDSDQKDQLIEVIEKLLADKTTLVAGSVVMAFEEVCPERIDLIHKNYRKLCNLLIDVEEWGQVVIINMLTRYARTQFLSPNQNESLLEESAEKAFYGSEEEDAKDAKAEAASLAKRKPYVMDPDHRLLLRNTKPLLQSRNAAVVMAVAQLYFHLAPKAEVGVIAKALVRLLRSHSEVQYVVLQNVATMSIKRRGMFEPYLKSFYIRSTDPTQIKILKLEVLTNLANETNISTILREFQTYIRSMDKDFVAATIQAIGRCATNIGKVRDTCLNGLVQLLSNRDELVVAESVVVIKKLLQMQPAQHSEIIKHMAKLTDNIQVPMARASILWLIGEYCEHVPKIAPDVLRKMAKSFTNEEDIVKLQVINLAAKLYLTNSKQSKLLTQYVLNLAKYDQNYDIRDRARFIRQLIVPTEKSGALNKYAKKLFLAQKPAPILESSFKDRDHFQLGSLSHLLNAKAVGYQELPDWPDEAPDPSVRNVEVPEWTKCTSREKRKEKVEKPFYSDSEGESGPTESADSEPESVSEESGSSSSSSSSSSGSEEEEDEDEEEGSGEQSEDKEEEEEKRLKRKEKEGSQKAAPGSAGSPSEEEEEEEGAKKAKKKKAPQGRKGHAETSSEEASASESSSSGSDSGSETEAKQRKAPPSSRAGPKEISLLDLDDFTPPPPQPIPSSSIVSTSLVTDLEGLTLTDTSLAPALLSPAFGAVRTYELLHRMAGEGLSVEYCFSRRPFPGDPHMVAVQIQISNNTDAEVKSLRVSEPKPLSGMRIQEFPEIERLAPGDTASVVMGIDFCDSTQAANFQLCTHTRHFYVSIQPPVGELMAPVFMSENEFKKEQGKLTGMSEITEKVTLPEKCRSDHAIVQQVTSAANVGRVPCGADNEYRFAAKTVTSGSLVLITLERREGAAAQLTVNSEKMVIGTMLVKDIVQALAQ from the exons atGACGCTGCCGTCGGCCCCGGCACCCAGCCGCCGCatccccccgcgccccgccgccatggccgccAGCCCGGCCTacggggaggagaaggggggctCCTCAAGCCTGGGGGAGCCCGAGTACGGCCACGACCCCGCCAGCGGCGGCATCTTCTCCTCCGACTACAAGAG GCATGATGACCTCAAGGAGATGCTCGATAGCAACAAGGATTCGCTGAAGCTGGAGGCTATGAAGAGGATCGTGGCG ATGATCGCCCGGGGTAAAAACGCCTCCGACCTCTTCCCAGCTGTGGTGAAAAATGTTGCCTGCAAGAACATCGAG GTGAAGAAGCTGGTGTATGTCTACCTGGTGCGCTAcgcagaggagcagcaggaccTAGCCCTGCTCTCCATCTCCACCTTCCAGAGAGGACTCAAG GACCCCAACCAGCTGATCCGTGCCAGCGCCCTGCGGGTCCTCTCCAGCATCCGCGTGCCCATCATCGTGCCCATCATGATGTTGGCCATCAAGGAGGCTGCCTCGGACATGTCCCCGTATGTGCGCAAGACAGCCGCTCATGCCATCCCCAAGCTGTACAG CCTCGACTCGGACCAGAAGGACCAGCTCATCGAAGTGATAGAGAAGCTGCTGGCGGACAAGACCACG ctggtGGCCGGCAGTGTGGTGATGGCATTCGAGGAGGTCTGCCCGGAGCGCATCGACCTCATCCACAAGAACTACCGCAAGCTCTGCAACCTGCTCATTGATGTGGAGGAGTGGGGGCAGGTGGTCATCATCAACATGCTGACCCGCTACGCACGCACCCAGTTCCTCAGCCCCAACCAGAAT GAGTCCTTACTGGAGGAGAGTGCTGAGAAGGCTTTCTACGGCTCCGAGGAGGAGGATGCCAAGGACGCCAAGGCAGAGGCAGCCTCGCTGGCCAAGCGCAAGCCCTACGTCATGGACCCCGACCACCGCCTGCTCCTGCGCAACACCAAGCCCCTGCTGCAGAGCCGCAATGCCGCG GTGGTGATGGCCGTGGCGCAGCTTTACTTCCACTTGGCACCCAAGGCGGAGGTTGGTGTCATTGCCAAGGCGCTGGTGCGGCTCCTGCGGAGTCACAG TGAGGTGCAGTATGTTGTGCTGCAGAATGTGGCCACCATGTCCATCAAACGGCGG GGGATGTTTGAGCCCTACCTGAAGAGCTTCTACATCCGCTCCACAGACCCCACGCAGATCAAGATCCTCAAG CTGGAGGTCCTCACCAACCTGGCCAATGAGACCAACATCTCCACCATCCTGCGGGAGTTCCAG ACCTACATCCGCAGCATGGACAAGGACTTTGTGGCAGCCACCATCCAAGCCATTGGGCGCTGTGCCACCAACATCGGGAAGGTGCGGGACACCTGCCTCAATGGCCTGGTCCAGCTCCTCTCCAACCGGGACG AGCTGGTAGTGGCCGAATCCGTGGTGGTCATCAAAAAGCTGCTGCAGATGCAGCCGGCCCAGCACAGTGAGATCATCAAGCACATGGCCAAGCTCACCGACAACATCCAG GTGCCGATGGCACGGGCCAGCATCTTGTGGCTCATTGGTGAGTACTGTGAGCACGTGCCCAAGATCGCGCCTGATGTGCTGCGCAAGATGGCCAAGTCCTTTACCAACGAGGAGGACATCGTCAAGTTGCAGGTCATCAATCTGGCAGCTAAGCTCTACCTGACCAACTCCAAGCAG AGCAAGCTGCTGACCCAGTACGTCCTCAACTTGGCCAAGTACGACCAGAATTACGATATCCGTGACCGGGCTCGCTTCATCCGCCAGCTTATCGTGCCCACTGAGAAGAGCGGGGCCCTCAACAAGTATGCCAAGAAGCTCTTCCTGGCCCAAAAACCCGCTCCCATCTTGGAGTCCTCCTTCAAAG ATCGGGACCATTTCCAGCTGGGCTCTCTGTCCCACCTGCTCAACGCCAAGGCTGTGGGCTACCAGGAGCTGCCAGACTGGCCAGATGAGGCCCCTGACCCCTCTGTGAGGAACGTGGAG GTTCCTGAGTGGACCAAGTGCACCAGCcgggagaagaggaaggagaaggtggaGAAACCTTTCTACTCCGACTCGGAGGGCGAGTCAGGGCCCACGGAGTCAGCAGACAGTG AGCCCGAGTCTGTCAGTGAGGagagcggcagcagcagcagctccagcagctccagctctggcagcgaggaggaggaggatgaagatgaggaggaaggcAGCGGGGAGCAGTCAGaggacaaggaggaggaggaggagaagaggctgaagagaaaggagaaggaaggttCCCAGAAGGCAGCCCCAGGGAGCGCGGGCAG ccccagtgaggaagaggaggaggaggagggggcaaAGAAGGCCAAGAAGAAGAAGGCACCGCAGGGGAGGAAGGGCCATGCTGAGACCTCGTCAGAGGAGGCCAGCGCCTCTGAGAGCAGCTCCTCAGGCTCCGACTCTGGGTCTGAGACAGAGGCCAAGCAGAGGAAGGCG ccccccagcagcagggctggcccCAAGGAGATCTCCCTGCTTGACCTGGATGACT TCACCCCGCCTCCTCCCCAGCCCATCCCCTCCAGCAGCATCGTCTCCACCAGCCTGGTGACCGACCTGGAGGGCCTCACGCTCACCGATACCTCCCTGGCACCCGCC CTGCTGAGCCCAGCGTTTGGTGCGGTGAGGACCTACGAGCTGCTGCACCGCATGGCGGGCGAGGGGCTCTCGGTCGAGTACTGCTTCAGCCGCCGACCCTTCCCGGGGGACCCCCACATGGTGGCCGTCCAGATCCAGATCTCCAACAACACTGATGCCGAGGTGAAGAGCCTGCGGGTCAGCGAGCCCAAGCCGCTCTCCGGCATGCGGATCCAGGAGTTCCCTGAGATTG AGCGTCTGGCACCCGGGGACACGGCCAGCGTGGTGATGGGCATCGACTTTTGTGACTCCACCCAGGCAGCCAACTTCCAGCTGTG cacccacacccGCCACTTCTACGTCTCCATCCAGCCACCCGTGGGGGAGCTCATGGCCCCCGTCTTCATGAGCGAGAACGAGTTCAAGAAGGAGCAGG gGAAGCTGACGGGCATGAGTGAGATTACAGAGAAGGTGACACTGCCTGAGAAATGCCGGAGTGACCACGCCATCGTCCAGCAAGTGACCTCGGCTGCCAATGTGGGCCGTGTGCCCTGCGGTGCTGACAACGAGTACAG GTTCGCAGCCAAGACAGTGACAAGCGGGAGCCTGGTGCTCATCACCCTGGAGCGACGGGAGGGTGCTGCGGCCCAGCTGACCGTCAACAGCGAGAAGATGGTTATCGGCACCATGCTGGTGAAGGACATCGTCCAGGCCCTGGCGCAGTGA
- the AP3B2 gene encoding AP-3 complex subunit beta-2 isoform X1: MTLPSAPAPSRRIPPRPAAMAASPAYGEEKGGSSSLGEPEYGHDPASGGIFSSDYKRHDDLKEMLDSNKDSLKLEAMKRIVAMIARGKNASDLFPAVVKNVACKNIEVKKLVYVYLVRYAEEQQDLALLSISTFQRGLKDPNQLIRASALRVLSSIRVPIIVPIMMLAIKEAASDMSPYVRKTAAHAIPKLYSLDSDQKDQLIEVIEKLLADKTTLVAGSVVMAFEEVCPERIDLIHKNYRKLCNLLIDVEEWGQVVIINMLTRYARTQFLSPNQNESLLEESAEKAFYGSEEEDAKDAKAEAASLAKRKPYVMDPDHRLLLRNTKPLLQSRNAAVVMAVAQLYFHLAPKAEVGVIAKALVRLLRSHSEVQYVVLQNVATMSIKRRGMFEPYLKSFYIRSTDPTQIKILKLEVLTNLANETNISTILREFQTYIRSMDKDFVAATIQAIGRCATNIGKVRDTCLNGLVQLLSNRDELVVAESVVVIKKLLQMQPAQHSEIIKHMAKLTDNIQVPMARASILWLIGEYCEHVPKIAPDVLRKMAKSFTNEEDIVKLQVINLAAKLYLTNSKQSKLLTQYVLNLAKYDQNYDIRDRARFIRQLIVPTEKSGALNKYAKKLFLAQKPAPILESSFKDRDHFQLGSLSHLLNAKAVGYQELPDWPDEAPDPSVRNVEVRGAPRGAHVHGRAKVPEWTKCTSREKRKEKVEKPFYSDSEGESGPTESADSEPESVSEESGSSSSSSSSSSGSEEEEDEDEEEGSGEQSEDKEEEEEKRLKRKEKEGSQKAAPGSAGSPSEEEEEEEGAKKAKKKKAPQGRKGHAETSSEEASASESSSSGSDSGSETEAKQRKAPPSSRAGPKEISLLDLDDFTPPPPQPIPSSSIVSTSLVTDLEGLTLTDTSLAPALLSPAFGAVRTYELLHRMAGEGLSVEYCFSRRPFPGDPHMVAVQIQISNNTDAEVKSLRVSEPKPLSGMRIQEFPEIERLAPGDTASVVMGIDFCDSTQAANFQLCTHTRHFYVSIQPPVGELMAPVFMSENEFKKEQEHLARLGEGKLTGMSEITEKVTLPEKCRSDHAIVQQVTSAANVGRVPCGADNEYRFAAKTVTSGSLVLITLERREGAAAQLTVNSEKMVIGTMLVKDIVQALAQ, encoded by the exons atGACGCTGCCGTCGGCCCCGGCACCCAGCCGCCGCatccccccgcgccccgccgccatggccgccAGCCCGGCCTacggggaggagaaggggggctCCTCAAGCCTGGGGGAGCCCGAGTACGGCCACGACCCCGCCAGCGGCGGCATCTTCTCCTCCGACTACAAGAG GCATGATGACCTCAAGGAGATGCTCGATAGCAACAAGGATTCGCTGAAGCTGGAGGCTATGAAGAGGATCGTGGCG ATGATCGCCCGGGGTAAAAACGCCTCCGACCTCTTCCCAGCTGTGGTGAAAAATGTTGCCTGCAAGAACATCGAG GTGAAGAAGCTGGTGTATGTCTACCTGGTGCGCTAcgcagaggagcagcaggaccTAGCCCTGCTCTCCATCTCCACCTTCCAGAGAGGACTCAAG GACCCCAACCAGCTGATCCGTGCCAGCGCCCTGCGGGTCCTCTCCAGCATCCGCGTGCCCATCATCGTGCCCATCATGATGTTGGCCATCAAGGAGGCTGCCTCGGACATGTCCCCGTATGTGCGCAAGACAGCCGCTCATGCCATCCCCAAGCTGTACAG CCTCGACTCGGACCAGAAGGACCAGCTCATCGAAGTGATAGAGAAGCTGCTGGCGGACAAGACCACG ctggtGGCCGGCAGTGTGGTGATGGCATTCGAGGAGGTCTGCCCGGAGCGCATCGACCTCATCCACAAGAACTACCGCAAGCTCTGCAACCTGCTCATTGATGTGGAGGAGTGGGGGCAGGTGGTCATCATCAACATGCTGACCCGCTACGCACGCACCCAGTTCCTCAGCCCCAACCAGAAT GAGTCCTTACTGGAGGAGAGTGCTGAGAAGGCTTTCTACGGCTCCGAGGAGGAGGATGCCAAGGACGCCAAGGCAGAGGCAGCCTCGCTGGCCAAGCGCAAGCCCTACGTCATGGACCCCGACCACCGCCTGCTCCTGCGCAACACCAAGCCCCTGCTGCAGAGCCGCAATGCCGCG GTGGTGATGGCCGTGGCGCAGCTTTACTTCCACTTGGCACCCAAGGCGGAGGTTGGTGTCATTGCCAAGGCGCTGGTGCGGCTCCTGCGGAGTCACAG TGAGGTGCAGTATGTTGTGCTGCAGAATGTGGCCACCATGTCCATCAAACGGCGG GGGATGTTTGAGCCCTACCTGAAGAGCTTCTACATCCGCTCCACAGACCCCACGCAGATCAAGATCCTCAAG CTGGAGGTCCTCACCAACCTGGCCAATGAGACCAACATCTCCACCATCCTGCGGGAGTTCCAG ACCTACATCCGCAGCATGGACAAGGACTTTGTGGCAGCCACCATCCAAGCCATTGGGCGCTGTGCCACCAACATCGGGAAGGTGCGGGACACCTGCCTCAATGGCCTGGTCCAGCTCCTCTCCAACCGGGACG AGCTGGTAGTGGCCGAATCCGTGGTGGTCATCAAAAAGCTGCTGCAGATGCAGCCGGCCCAGCACAGTGAGATCATCAAGCACATGGCCAAGCTCACCGACAACATCCAG GTGCCGATGGCACGGGCCAGCATCTTGTGGCTCATTGGTGAGTACTGTGAGCACGTGCCCAAGATCGCGCCTGATGTGCTGCGCAAGATGGCCAAGTCCTTTACCAACGAGGAGGACATCGTCAAGTTGCAGGTCATCAATCTGGCAGCTAAGCTCTACCTGACCAACTCCAAGCAG AGCAAGCTGCTGACCCAGTACGTCCTCAACTTGGCCAAGTACGACCAGAATTACGATATCCGTGACCGGGCTCGCTTCATCCGCCAGCTTATCGTGCCCACTGAGAAGAGCGGGGCCCTCAACAAGTATGCCAAGAAGCTCTTCCTGGCCCAAAAACCCGCTCCCATCTTGGAGTCCTCCTTCAAAG ATCGGGACCATTTCCAGCTGGGCTCTCTGTCCCACCTGCTCAACGCCAAGGCTGTGGGCTACCAGGAGCTGCCAGACTGGCCAGATGAGGCCCCTGACCCCTCTGTGAGGAACGTGGAGGTGCGTGGAGCACCTCGGGGTGCTCACGTGCATGGCAGGGCCAAG GTTCCTGAGTGGACCAAGTGCACCAGCcgggagaagaggaaggagaaggtggaGAAACCTTTCTACTCCGACTCGGAGGGCGAGTCAGGGCCCACGGAGTCAGCAGACAGTG AGCCCGAGTCTGTCAGTGAGGagagcggcagcagcagcagctccagcagctccagctctggcagcgaggaggaggaggatgaagatgaggaggaaggcAGCGGGGAGCAGTCAGaggacaaggaggaggaggaggagaagaggctgaagagaaaggagaaggaaggttCCCAGAAGGCAGCCCCAGGGAGCGCGGGCAG ccccagtgaggaagaggaggaggaggagggggcaaAGAAGGCCAAGAAGAAGAAGGCACCGCAGGGGAGGAAGGGCCATGCTGAGACCTCGTCAGAGGAGGCCAGCGCCTCTGAGAGCAGCTCCTCAGGCTCCGACTCTGGGTCTGAGACAGAGGCCAAGCAGAGGAAGGCG ccccccagcagcagggctggcccCAAGGAGATCTCCCTGCTTGACCTGGATGACT TCACCCCGCCTCCTCCCCAGCCCATCCCCTCCAGCAGCATCGTCTCCACCAGCCTGGTGACCGACCTGGAGGGCCTCACGCTCACCGATACCTCCCTGGCACCCGCC CTGCTGAGCCCAGCGTTTGGTGCGGTGAGGACCTACGAGCTGCTGCACCGCATGGCGGGCGAGGGGCTCTCGGTCGAGTACTGCTTCAGCCGCCGACCCTTCCCGGGGGACCCCCACATGGTGGCCGTCCAGATCCAGATCTCCAACAACACTGATGCCGAGGTGAAGAGCCTGCGGGTCAGCGAGCCCAAGCCGCTCTCCGGCATGCGGATCCAGGAGTTCCCTGAGATTG AGCGTCTGGCACCCGGGGACACGGCCAGCGTGGTGATGGGCATCGACTTTTGTGACTCCACCCAGGCAGCCAACTTCCAGCTGTG cacccacacccGCCACTTCTACGTCTCCATCCAGCCACCCGTGGGGGAGCTCATGGCCCCCGTCTTCATGAGCGAGAACGAGTTCAAGAAGGAGCAGG AGCACCTCGCGCGGCTGGGCGAGG gGAAGCTGACGGGCATGAGTGAGATTACAGAGAAGGTGACACTGCCTGAGAAATGCCGGAGTGACCACGCCATCGTCCAGCAAGTGACCTCGGCTGCCAATGTGGGCCGTGTGCCCTGCGGTGCTGACAACGAGTACAG GTTCGCAGCCAAGACAGTGACAAGCGGGAGCCTGGTGCTCATCACCCTGGAGCGACGGGAGGGTGCTGCGGCCCAGCTGACCGTCAACAGCGAGAAGATGGTTATCGGCACCATGCTGGTGAAGGACATCGTCCAGGCCCTGGCGCAGTGA